CGCCTATAACGCCACCGGGTAACTCCGCAAACCGCCAAATATTGAAGTTTATTATTGATTTTTGCGTAGTAAGGGTATTATGGAAGGCCGATTTTTGCTACGCGAAAATCATTTGCAGAATTTAGGTATAACGTAAAAATTAGTTTTTTGAAAAAGGGGTTTCGACTCATGTCCAGGACTGCAATTACTTTTACGATATCATTTTCTACTCTTACTTTCATCGATGACGGCTGCCTTTTAAATCCTCCAGAGAAATATATTCAACATCACCTTTTTCAATTTTCTTTTTTCTTTCTTTGAGAATATCTTTATGCCACTCCGGAGATTCAATTTCTTCTTTGCATAATGAGTCCCATAACTCTTCCATTACTTGTAAACGTTCAATGGTAGACATTTTCTCTATTTCAGTTAAAAACATAATCACCACCTTATTTATTGAGAGATAACGAGTTATTATACAGTTTCAGTATAACATTCAAAACTTATCAATTATATCGTGTGTACTTACCTAATAAAGTTTATGCACATTTCCTTCTTGTTTAAATACACACCGATACCCTTTATCTACGTAAAACTCCCAGAAATCAGATCCTTCGAGCCTGTGGATTTGCAATGAATTGTGTTTAGTTCCTTAACAAATGTATCTATCTCATATGTTTTAAAATTACCCTCCTTGAAGTTTTTATCGGTCTTTTTCACCTTCTTTTGTACATTGGAAGTCCAAAACCATGCCTGTGAACGTGGGATATTCACTGCCGGCTCTAATATAATCTTTCCCTTCTCCACCCGAAAAGCCAACTGGTCTCCTGCCTTTATATGCAATATTTCCCTGACCTCTTTCGGTATGGCAACCTGTCCTTTTTGAGATATTGTTAATGTCTTCATTTTATGAGATTCCCATAACTCATATTATAAAAACTTTGATTCATAGTAAAATTGTAAAATTATTTTAGAAAACTATCATCTCTATTCATGTATTTCAATATATTTGTATTGTATAATAACGGTGACCAAATTGTGACCAACTCATGCGTAAGTAAAAGGAATAAAATGGAATTACCAGAATTTTGACATGTTGTAAAATTTTTTGTTACAGACAATTTCACTCGGTAGTATCTTCCAGTTGCTCTATAAGTTTCTTTATTCCCATTGCCTGTTCCTGCTGTGGGTCTATCTTCAAGCTTTCTTTCAGGTGAAATAGGGCCGTGTCTCTGTCCTTCCTGTGTTTGAGGATAACTGCCCCCAGATTCATGTGTGCATTTGCATAGTCAGGTTTTATCTGTATAGCTGTCTCAAATTCGTGAATGGCATCGTCATATTGGTGTTTGTCGTTGTACAAAATGCCGAGGTCGTTGTGTGCTTCGGCGTGGTAAGGTTCTATACTAATGGTTAATTTGAACTCACGCTCGGCCTCGTTTATGAGTCCTTTTCTGTAATAAACTATGCCCAGATTGTTATGGGCATCAGGGTATAAAGGATTTATGGAAATGGCCTGACTGAACGCTTGAATTGCATCATCGAACCGCCTTTGTCTGGTAAATACCACTCCCAGATTATTGTGTGCTTTTGTGTGTCTGGGATCTATGGCCAGACATTTTTCGTAGTATTGAATCGCCTCATCAGAAAGATTCATCTTATCATAATAAATGCCAATGTTATTGTAAACATCTGCATCGTTTGGATCAATTGTTAATGCCTTATTGTATTTTTCCAGGGCAGAGGCATTAAATCCTCTTTTTTCATAAGCGTTCCCTAAGTTAATGTGGGCCCTGAAACTGTTTGGTGAGGTTAAGACCGTCTTCGACCATAACTGCAGGCCGTCCTTCCAGTCATTGTTTCTCTTACAAGTTAGGTAGGCATTTCCCGTTAAAATAAAAAATAATATGAAGACGAATAATGAACCTGTTACGTTAAAAAAAGGCGAAAATCCCCCCCACCTTATTCCTCCCCCACCTGCGGGGAGAGGTGAAGGATAAAGGGAACTTGACAATTTCCCTCCTTTTAACAAGAATGGCGAAGCATGAGTACCATTTTGGTTGAGGTTTGTAACACCCTGTTTACTGAGCTTTGATAGTAAATTGGCAATGATCATGCTAAAACCAGCACCTGGTATATACAAATAACGCTCTGCCATGATATTCCCCAATGGAATACTATTCATTACGGGGATGAGTGTGACAAAAAACCAGAGGATAAAAAAGAAAACATACCTATGCTGGGATCGTAGCCGGAATGTAACTATACCTATTACGATAAGAAGTAAACCAGACAACCAAAATGAGGTTTCGGCAGGCGATGCAGAAAAAGGGACTACGTAATCGGCATTCAATTGAAAAGGCAGGAAAAGAAGTTTTACGTAATAAGCCACCACACGGGTCATGGCCAGAAAGTTGACGAAAAGGCTATCATGTGGATAAGAGATTTGTGATTCAGAGGGATTATAGAAAAAGAAAAACCGGTTTAGTATATAAAAAATAGTGATCAAAATAAATCCCATGTAATAATGGGGAAATTTTGGTTTGAAATATGAGAACCTACTTTCTCCACCAGAAAAGGTTTTTTTGAGTAAAAGACCTTGAAAAACAACGTCAAACAAAACTATCAACAAAGGCAAAGTAATTGCCATTTCTTTGGAAAAGAGGCTCAAAAAATAGCAAAATAGGGATAGAGAGTAATAGAGAATGTATCTTCGCTTATTTGACTCCAGATAAAAGATAAAGGCCAGAATCAAAAACAGAAATGCCAGGAGGTCTTCCCGAAAGCCAACGGCATTGACCACTTCCGAAAAGATTGGATATGAAGAGAAAAAAAGCGCTGAGATGAAAGCCGTCGTCCTTTTTTTAAATATTTGAAAGGCAAAAACAAAGAGAAGTGTACTGTTCGCAGCGTGAAGGAGAATATTGGTAAGATGATACCCCAGCGGATTCAAATGCCAGAAGGTATGATCAATAAAATAAGACAAAGTTACTACAGGGCGATACGTCAATTCGGCTGAAAGGACGAAGTATTTGCGGGTAAAAAGATTTGAGAGGTTACTCCACTGCCGTATGAAATAATTATTAATAATAGTAGACTCGTCATCGTAAACAAAGGAGTGTTGCAAACAGTTTAGATAAACAAAAATCGATATAAAAAAGGGTAGCAATAAGCAAAAAATATGGAGACTCTTTTTCAAATTTTCTCAATCCTATTTTGAACGTACACAAACAATGCATAAATGCATATATGCATATATGAAAGAATTGAATCAAACAATATACCAAAGTATTTGTATTTTCAACGTAAAACTTATAAGGATAAGACATTAAAAAAATTACACTTGACAATAAAACTGTGTTATGTAAAATTTGAGCTATATTAATTCCTTATTTATATGATTCGGTTATGAATATCCTCAGTAATAATCCAAAACATTGCAGATTTTATTGGGTAATTTATTACTTTAGATACTATTATAAACGAGGGGGTTCTTAGGGTTCGATATTAAATTAGTAAGATGTTGATATATTGCCCTAAAACCGTTGGTTTTGGGGCTTTTTTTTGCCCACAAATTTTGGTGGAGGTGTAGCTCATGATTATTGTAATGAAGGCCGAATCGGCAAAAAAGGATATAAATCATGTCCTTGAAAGCATAGAAAAGGCCGGATTAAAGGGGGTTCTGTTACAGGGAACGA
The sequence above is a segment of the Candidatus Brocadia sp. genome. Coding sequences within it:
- a CDS encoding cysteine methyltransferase; translated protein: MFLTEIEKMSTIERLQVMEELWDSLCKEEIESPEWHKDILKERKKKIEKGDVEYISLEDLKGSRHR
- a CDS encoding AbrB/MazE/SpoVT family DNA-binding domain-containing protein, translated to MKTLTISQKGQVAIPKEVREILHIKAGDQLAFRVEKGKIILEPAVNIPRSQAWFWTSNVQKKVKKTDKNFKEGNFKTYEIDTFVKELNTIHCKSTGSKDLISGSFT
- a CDS encoding tetratricopeptide repeat protein; its protein translation is MQHSFVYDDESTIINNYFIRQWSNLSNLFTRKYFVLSAELTYRPVVTLSYFIDHTFWHLNPLGYHLTNILLHAANSTLLFVFAFQIFKKRTTAFISALFFSSYPIFSEVVNAVGFREDLLAFLFLILAFIFYLESNKRRYILYYSLSLFCYFLSLFSKEMAITLPLLIVLFDVVFQGLLLKKTFSGGESRFSYFKPKFPHYYMGFILITIFYILNRFFFFYNPSESQISYPHDSLFVNFLAMTRVVAYYVKLLFLPFQLNADYVVPFSASPAETSFWLSGLLLIVIGIVTFRLRSQHRYVFFFILWFFVTLIPVMNSIPLGNIMAERYLYIPGAGFSMIIANLLSKLSKQGVTNLNQNGTHASPFLLKGGKLSSSLYPSPLPAGGGGIRWGGFSPFFNVTGSLFVFILFFILTGNAYLTCKRNNDWKDGLQLWSKTVLTSPNSFRAHINLGNAYEKRGFNASALEKYNKALTIDPNDADVYNNIGIYYDKMNLSDEAIQYYEKCLAIDPRHTKAHNNLGVVFTRQRRFDDAIQAFSQAISINPLYPDAHNNLGIVYYRKGLINEAEREFKLTISIEPYHAEAHNDLGILYNDKHQYDDAIHEFETAIQIKPDYANAHMNLGAVILKHRKDRDTALFHLKESLKIDPQQEQAMGIKKLIEQLEDTTE